A window of Streptomyces sp. NBC_01224 genomic DNA:
GCAGGGTGCGGCGATGGCCGTCGAGGACGCGCTGGTGCTCGCCGAGTCGCTGGACGCCGAGGCCGGTGTGGCCGCGGCCCTCGAAGCGTGGGAGGCGCGCCGTCGTCCGCGCGCCATGTGGGTGCAGGCCATGTCGCGTGCGGTGCTCAAGCAGGAGACGGGCACCGGGACCACGCCCGAGGAGGACGAACTGCTGAAGGTCGGCATTCCGGGCGCGGCGCATGTGCTGGTGAAGCCCTACTGATCCGCGCGGATCCGCGCATTGCCGGACGGGCTCGGCATGGCCGGCCCGTCCGGCGCGTTCACGGCAGCACCGCCACCCCGTCGATCTCGACGAGCGCCTGCTCGTCCCAGAGTCTCGCCACTCCGATGACCGCCATCGCCGGATAGTCGCGGCCCGCCAACTGACGCCAGATGCGGCCCAGTTCCCCGGCATGGGTCCGGTAGTCGGCCACATCGGTGGCGTACACGGTGACCCGGGCCAGGTCCGCCGGGGCGCCGCCCGCCGCGCGCAGGGCGGTCAGCAGATTGGTGAGCGCCGTCGCGAACTGCTCGGGCAGGGCGGCGCCGATGACCTTGCCGTCCTGGTCGAGGGAGGTCTGCCCGGCCAGGAAGACCAGTTGGCCGCCGGTGGCCGTGACGGCGTGCGAGAAGCCCGCGGGCGGCGAGAGTTCGGCGGGGTTGATCCGGTGGACCGGACTCATGCGGACGCCTCCCGGTTCGCGTACAGCTCCTTGGCGATGATCGTGCGCTGGACCTCGCTGGCGCCCTCGTAGATCCGTGGGGCGCGGACCTCCCGGTAGAGGTGTTCGAGGAGGTGACCGCGGCGCAGGGCGCGGGCGCCGTGCAGTTGGACGGCGGTGTCGACGACGTACTGCGCGGTCTCGGTGGCGTACAGCTTCGCCATGGCCGCGCGGCGCGGTACTCCGGCCTCCCCCGCGTCGTATGCGGCGGCGGCCGCGTACACCAGGAGCCGGGCGGCCTCGGTACGGGTGGCCATCTCGGCGACCTGGTGGGAGACGGCCTGAAGGTCCTTCAGCGGACCGCCGAACGCGGTGCGTTCGGCGGTGTACGCGATCGTGGCATCGAGGGCGGCGCGGGCCATGCCGACGGCGAAGGCGCCGACGCTGGGACGGAACAGGTTGAGGGTGTTCATGGCGACCCGGAAGCCGCGGTCCGGTTCGCCGAGCACATCGTCGGGGGTGACCGGGACGCCGTCGAAGACCAGGCCCCCGATGGGGTGCGGCGAGAGCATGTCGAGTGCGGTGCCGGTCAGTCCGGGTCGGTCGGCGGGGACCAGGAACGCGGTGACGCCACGTGATCCGGCGCCCTGGGTCGTACGGGCGAAAACGGTGTAGAAGTCGGCCTCGGGTGCGTTGGAGATCCAGCACTTCTCGCCGGTCAGCCGCCAGCCGTCGGGGGCGTGTTCGGCGTTCAGGGCCAGGGCGGCCGCGTCGGAGCCCGCGCCCGGTTCGCTGAGCGCGAAGGCGGCGACAGCGCGGCCGGCGCGCACCTCGGGGAGCCAGCGTTCGCGGTGGGCCGGGGTGCCTGCCTGGACCACGGGGTGGGTGCCGAGGCCCTGGAGGGCCAGTGCGGTTTCGGCCTCCGTACAACCGCGGGCCAGGGACTCGCGGAGCAGGCAGAGGTCGAGGGCGCCGGAGTTCAGCAGTCGGTCGAGGAGGCCGGACTCACCGAGTGCGGCGATCAGGGGGCGGTTGACGTGGCCCGG
This region includes:
- a CDS encoding RidA family protein, whose protein sequence is MSPVHRINPAELSPPAGFSHAVTATGGQLVFLAGQTSLDQDGKVIGAALPEQFATALTNLLTALRAAGGAPADLARVTVYATDVADYRTHAGELGRIWRQLAGRDYPAMAVIGVARLWDEQALVEIDGVAVLP
- a CDS encoding acyl-CoA dehydrogenase family protein, whose amino-acid sequence is MTAFSLDPAQIAWCEELRALAEQQLRPLAEKGDPGHVNRPLIAALGESGLLDRLLNSGALDLCLLRESLARGCTEAETALALQGLGTHPVVQAGTPAHRERWLPEVRAGRAVAAFALSEPGAGSDAAALALNAEHAPDGWRLTGEKCWISNAPEADFYTVFARTTQGAGSRGVTAFLVPADRPGLTGTALDMLSPHPIGGLVFDGVPVTPDDVLGEPDRGFRVAMNTLNLFRPSVGAFAVGMARAALDATIAYTAERTAFGGPLKDLQAVSHQVAEMATRTEAARLLVYAAAAAYDAGEAGVPRRAAMAKLYATETAQYVVDTAVQLHGARALRRGHLLEHLYREVRAPRIYEGASEVQRTIIAKELYANREASA